A single window of Mustelus asterias unplaced genomic scaffold, sMusAst1.hap1.1 HAP1_SCAFFOLD_1505, whole genome shotgun sequence DNA harbors:
- the LOC144488382 gene encoding EGF domain-specific O-linked N-acetylglucosamine transferase-like has product MAARLAGLVPERRPSLSKQESETEGEREWIKEGEVNIIENEFGYSHRSAICSLMMLMLLQFAMQPAGVSGLEVSDQNDADAVKVVPLYNNIRLPDEHIPYFLHNNMHIATSCKKDPACPFK; this is encoded by the exons ATGGCGGCGCGCTTGGCTGGCTTGGTTCCGGAACGTCGGCCCAG CTTATCAAAACAGGAAAGTGAAACTGAAGGGGAACGTGAATGGATCAAAGAGGGGGAAGTAAATATAATTGAAAATGAATTTGGATATTCGCACAG gtctgccatctgttcactTATGATGTTAATGCTGCTTCAATTTGCAATGCAGCCTGCTGGAGTTTCCGGACTGGAAGTCAGTGATCAAAATGATGCAGATGCTGTCAAAGTAGTGCCTTTATACAATAACATCAGATTGCCTGATGAGCACATTCCTTATTTTCTACACAATAACATGCACATAGCTACTAGTTGCAAAAAAGACCCTGCCTGTCCATTTAAG